Below is a genomic region from Microbacterium sp. KUDC0406.
GACTTCGTCGCGACGGATGACGGACTCGAGGTGATCGACACCACAGGATCCGGTGACGATCCGCTCCGCCACTACCAGGCCGCCTACGCGGAGCAGGGGCGGATGCTGCTCGGCAACGGCGATCACGTCGCTCAGCTGCGTGCCGGGTCGGTCTCCGCCGAGTCGCTCCCGACGCTGCTCGACGACGTGCTGCCCGAGCCGGACCCGCCCATCCTGACGCCGCGCATCGGTGTGCTCGCGACGTTCCGCGACGATGCACTGGACCGGCTGCAGGGCTTCGGCGTCACCGGCCAGGTGCCGGTGCGTCATCGGCTCGTCGTGGAACGTCCGGGGCCGGGCGTCGCGGTCGCCGTGAAGACCTACCGCGGTTCGGCGGCGGACGTCGTGGTCGACGGCGTACCGGAGCAGGTCTCGGTCACGCAGCCCTGGACCGAACTCGTGCAGGCGGCGGCGGAGGCGATCGACGACGACGTGCGCGTCGCGGTCACAGGCGCCGAGATCCGAGACGGCGGGTTCGCCGGGTGGGTGAAGGTTCGGTAGCTCAGGCGCTCGCCGGCGATTGCGTCAGGTGCGCGTGACGCAATCGCCTCGTCCGTCGACCGGATGTCAGGAGGCGAACAGCCGCTGCAGGCGCTGCACGCCCTCGAGCAGGGCGTCGTCGCCGAGGGCGTACGACATACGCACGTAGCCGGACGGGCCGAAGGCCTCGCCGGGCACGACGGCGACCTCGGCCTGGTCGAGGATGAGGTCGGCGAGCTCGAGCGAGGTGGTCGGGGTCACGCCGCCCCACGTGCGGCCGAGCAGACCCTGCACGTCGGGGTACACGTAGAACGCGCCGGTGGGGTTCGGCACCACGAGGCCGTCGATCTTCGACAGCTCCGACACGATCAGCCGTCGACGACGGTCGAACGCCTCGCGCATCTGCTCGGCCTCGGTCTGCGGGCCGTTCAGTGCCGCGATCGCCGCCTTCTGCGCAACGTTGTTCACGTTGCTGGTCAGGTGCGACTGCAGGTTGCCGGCGATCTTGATCGCATCGGCCGGGCCCACCATCCAGCCCACGCGCCATCCGGTCATCGCGTAGGTCTTGGCCACGCCGTTGACGAGGATGGTCTGGCCGGCGACCTCGGGCACGGCCTGAACGACCGAGGTCGCCTCGACACGCTGGGTCCCTGAGCCTGTCGATTGGGTCCCTGAGCCTGTCGAAGGGTAGGTCAGGTTCTGGTAGATCTCGTCGGAGATGATCCAGATGCCGTGCTCGACCGCCCACGCTGCGATCGCTGTGGTCTCCTCGGGGGAGTAGACCGAGCCGGTCGGGTTCGAGGGCGAGACGAACACCAGCACGGTGGTTCGCGGGGTGCGCGCGGCCTCGAGCTGCTCGACGGTGACCTTGTAGTCCTGGTCGGCGCCGGCGAACACCTCGACCGGCACGCCGTCGGCGAGACGGATCGCCTCGGGGTAGGTGGTCCAGTACGGCGCGGGGAGCAGGACCTCGTCGCCCGGGTTCACCACTGCCTGGAACGCCTGGTATACCGACTGCTTGCCGCCGTTGGTGACGATGACCTGGCTCGGCGAGACCTCGAGGCCCGAGTCGCGCAGGGTCTTCGCCGCGATCGCCTCGCGCAGAGCGGGCAGGCCGGCGGCGGGGGTGTACCGGTAGTTCGCGGGGTCGGCGAGGGCCTCGGCCGCGGCATCCACGATGAACTGCGGCGTCGCGAAGTCGGGCTCGCCGGCGGCATACGAGATGACGGGCTTGCCCTCGGCCTTGAGGGCCTTGGCCTTGGCGTCCACCTTGAGCGTGGCGGACTCGGCGATGGCGGACAGTTTGCGGGACAGCGGGGCGCGTTCGGTCACGATAACGAGGGTACTCGCGTAGCGGTCCCGGCGCAGACGATGAGGGCGTCAAGAACAGCGGTTCTTGACGCCCTCATCAATGCGGTCAGGCGGCGAAGCCGTGCGCCTCGGCGACAGCCGGAAGCGTGATGCGCCCTGCGCGCACGTTCAGCCCCTTGGCCAGGGCCGCGTCGTCCGCTGCCGCTCGGTCCCAGCCCTTGCCGGCGATCGCCGACACGTAGGGGAGGGTGGCGTTGGTGAGCGCGCGCGTGGCGGTCTCCGGCACAGCGCCGGGCATGTTCGCGACGCAGTAGTAGATCGAGTCGTGCACGGCGAATGTGGGGTCGTCATGTGTCGTCGGGCGCGAGCCCTCGAAGCATCCGCCCTGGTCGATGGCGATGTCGACCAGAACCGATCCCGGCTTCATGTTCGCGACCATCTCGTCGGTGACGAGCTTGGGGGCGGCGGCGCCGGGGATCAGCACCGAGCCGATCACGAGGTCGGCGGCGGCGAGCTCCTCGGCGATGTCGTAGCGGCTCGAGGCGCGGGTCTCGAGGCCCGGGTACAGGTGCTCCAGCTCGCGCAGGCGCGGCAGCGAGATGTCGATCACGGTGACGTTCGATCCGAGGCCCAGAGCATTGGCGGCGGCGTGCTCGCCGGCGACGCCGCCGCCGATCACGACGGTCTTCGCGCGCCGGGTGCCGGGGATGCCGCCGAGCAGAACGCCGCGGCCGCCGTTGGAGCGCAGCAGGGAGTACGAGCCCATCGTCACGGACAGGCGTCCGGCGATCTCGCTCATCGGGAAGAGCAGGGGAAGGCTGCGATCGGGGAGCTGCACGGTCTCGTAGGCGACGGCGGTGGTGCCGGCATCGACGAGCGCGGCGGTGAGGGCGCGATCGGCGGCGAGGTGCAGGTAGGCGAACAGGGTGAGGTCGTCGCGCAGGAAGCCGTACTCCTGAGCGATGGGCTCCTTCACCTTCAGCAGCAGGTCGGCCCGTCCCCAGGCCTCCTCGGCGGTGTCGACGATCTCGGCGCCGGCGGAGCGGTAGGCATCGTCGCTGATCCCCGAGCCGAGCCCCGCGCCGGACTGCACGTGCACGCTGTGTCCTTCGTGCACGAGACGGTCGGTGCCGGCGGGTGTCAGGGCGACCCGGTTCTCGTTGTTCTTGACTTCGGTGGGGACGCCGATCTTCATCGATTCTCCTGGGGCGGCGGCGGACAGCTGAGCGTAGAAAAGAATCGCAGAAACATCGAGGTCCCGAGTCCGATCTCGCAGAATCTTCGAGAACTGACGCAATGGAGAAAGATCCAGCACCGAACATGGTGTCCGGGGCGGTCAGAGTGCGCGGATCAGTGCGCCAAGCATCCGTGGGGCTTTCACCGCACGCCGGGTGCGGGGAGGAATTCGTCGGTATAGGGGCGACTGCAGCGACGTTTCCGCCTCGTGTCATGGCTGAGGCGGCCAGGCGAAGGGCAGATCAGGCGAACGCGCCGTCGCGGGTGGAGACGATCTCTTTGCCGAGCGGCATCAGCGAGATCGGCACCAGCTTGAAGTCGGCGATCGCCATCGGGATGCCGATGATCGTGATGCACAGCGCGATGCCGGAGACGATGTGGCCGAGTGCGAGCCACCAGCCCGCGAGGATCACCCAGATCACGTTGCCGAGGAACGAGCCGACGCCGGCGGTGGGCTTGGCCACGATCGTGCGCCCGAACGGCCAGATCACGAATCCGGCAGTGCGGAACGAGGCGATCGCCCACGGGATCGTGATGATCGGGATGCACAGCAGCACGCCCGCGAGCACATAGCCGAGGAACAGGCCGAAGCCGGCGAAGATCAGCCAGATGATGTTCAGCAGGGTGCGCATGAGATCATTCTCCGGGTGCCGGCTGTGAGCCGGGCGCAAGGGTTTCAACCGCGGGCGGACTCGGCGCTGGGGTCACCCCACGTCG
It encodes:
- the ald gene encoding alanine dehydrogenase, coding for MKIGVPTEVKNNENRVALTPAGTDRLVHEGHSVHVQSGAGLGSGISDDAYRSAGAEIVDTAEEAWGRADLLLKVKEPIAQEYGFLRDDLTLFAYLHLAADRALTAALVDAGTTAVAYETVQLPDRSLPLLFPMSEIAGRLSVTMGSYSLLRSNGGRGVLLGGIPGTRRAKTVVIGGGVAGEHAAANALGLGSNVTVIDISLPRLRELEHLYPGLETRASSRYDIAEELAAADLVIGSVLIPGAAAPKLVTDEMVANMKPGSVLVDIAIDQGGCFEGSRPTTHDDPTFAVHDSIYYCVANMPGAVPETATRALTNATLPYVSAIAGKGWDRAAADDAALAKGLNVRAGRITLPAVAEAHGFAA
- a CDS encoding IMP cyclohydrolase, yielding MALDSDGRCSVDVVDFIGSATYPGRIVVAGRDAAGVPFALYCLSGRSAASKQRDFVATDDGLEVIDTTGSGDDPLRHYQAAYAEQGRMLLGNGDHVAQLRAGSVSAESLPTLLDDVLPEPDPPILTPRIGVLATFRDDALDRLQGFGVTGQVPVRHRLVVERPGPGVAVAVKTYRGSAADVVVDGVPEQVSVTQPWTELVQAAAEAIDDDVRVAVTGAEIRDGGFAGWVKVR
- a CDS encoding pyridoxal phosphate-dependent aminotransferase; its protein translation is MTERAPLSRKLSAIAESATLKVDAKAKALKAEGKPVISYAAGEPDFATPQFIVDAAAEALADPANYRYTPAAGLPALREAIAAKTLRDSGLEVSPSQVIVTNGGKQSVYQAFQAVVNPGDEVLLPAPYWTTYPEAIRLADGVPVEVFAGADQDYKVTVEQLEAARTPRTTVLVFVSPSNPTGSVYSPEETTAIAAWAVEHGIWIISDEIYQNLTYPSTGSGTQSTGSGTQRVEATSVVQAVPEVAGQTILVNGVAKTYAMTGWRVGWMVGPADAIKIAGNLQSHLTSNVNNVAQKAAIAALNGPQTEAEQMREAFDRRRRLIVSELSKIDGLVVPNPTGAFYVYPDVQGLLGRTWGGVTPTTSLELADLILDQAEVAVVPGEAFGPSGYVRMSYALGDDALLEGVQRLQRLFAS
- a CDS encoding YccF domain-containing protein — encoded protein: MRTLLNIIWLIFAGFGLFLGYVLAGVLLCIPIITIPWAIASFRTAGFVIWPFGRTIVAKPTAGVGSFLGNVIWVILAGWWLALGHIVSGIALCITIIGIPMAIADFKLVPISLMPLGKEIVSTRDGAFA